The Lagopus muta isolate bLagMut1 chromosome 8, bLagMut1 primary, whole genome shotgun sequence genome contains a region encoding:
- the NAA20 gene encoding N-alpha-acetyltransferase 20: MTSLRAFTCDDLFRFNNINLDPLTETYGIPFYLQYLAHWPEYFIVAEAPGGELMGYIMGKAEGSVAREEWHGHVTALSVAPEFRRLGLAAKLMELLEEISEKKGGFFVDLFVRVSNQVAVNMYKQLGYSVYRTVLEYYSASNGEPDEDAYDMRKALSRDTEKKSIIPLPHPVRPEDIE; this comes from the exons ATGACCTCGCTCCGCGCCTTCACCTGCGACGACCTCTTCCGCTTCAACAACAT CAACCTGGACCCGCTGACCGAGACC TACGGCATTCCTTTCTACCTGCAGTACCTGGCGCACTGGCCCGAGTACTTCATCGTGGCGGAGGCACCGGGCGGGGAGCTCATGGGTTACA TAATGGGTAAAGCAGAAGGCTCTGTGGCTAGAGAAGAGTGGCATGGGCATGTTACTGCGCTCTCTGTTGCACCGGAATTTCGGCGGCTGGGTTTGGCTGCCAAACTGATGGAACTACTGGAAGAAATTTCAGAGAA aaaggGTGGATTTTTCGTTGATCTCTTTGTGAGAGTATCAAATCAGGTTGCAGTAAATATGTATAAGCAACTAGGCTACAGCGTATACCGGACAGTGTTAGAGTACTACTCTGCTAGCAACGGGGAGCCAGACGAAGATGCTTATG ATATGAGAAAAGCTCTTTCCAGGGATACGGAGAAGAAATCAATTATACCTCTGCCCCATCCTGTGAGACCAGAAGACATTGAGTAA